Within Microbacterium proteolyticum, the genomic segment GCTGGACCGCGCCTCCCGTGCCGTGCTGAAGAACGCCATGGCCGACGCGGAACGTCGGACCGGCGCCCGCGCCGTCCGCCGCCTCACCACCGACGTGGGGGCGGGACGCCTCGCGTTCGTGCACCAGCCGCCGCTCATGGCCCCCGTCGACGCGGAGCTCGCCGCGCGCGTCCTCGCCGTCGACGGCGCCTACCGGACGTCGGCGAACGTCGACGTGCGCCTGACCCTCGAGCAGTACAGCATCACCGACGTCGCGCGTCGCGTGGTGGGCGTGGGCAGCGTCGGAACCCGCTGCTACCTCCTGCTCCTGCAGGACGGGGACGCTCACGCCTTCGTCCTCCAGGGGAAACAGGCCGGCGCCAGCGTGCTGCAGCAGTTCGGCGGCATCCGTCAGCCGGAATCACTGGTCGCGCTCATCGCGTCCGACGGGGAGGGGGCGCGGGTCGTGTCGCTGCAGCGCGTCCTCCAGGGCGTGTCCGACCCGTTCCTCGGGCACGTCCGGGGCGCCGAGGCCGACTACTACGTGCGCCAGTTCCACGACATGAAGGGCGGCATCGAGATGGTGGAGCTCGCCGACCAGCCGTTCCGCCGATACGCCCAGGCGTGCGGGGTCACCCTGGCGCGCGCACACGCGCAGTCTCCGGATGCCGCCGCCGTGGCGGGCTACGTCGGCTCCGGTCGCGCGGTGACCGAGGCACTGGCATCCTGGGCGTTCGCGTACGCCGACGTGTCGCGCGCGGACCACGCCGCCTTCGTCGCCGCGCACGCCTGAGGCGGGGACGGCCCGGCGAGGTCAGGCCGGCACGGCCTCCCGCGGGGGCGCGACCACGTCGTCGGAGCACGAGAAGCGGGCGCGGTACGCGGTGGGGGTGAGCCCCATCGTGCGGGCGAAGTTCTGCCGCAGCACCGCCGCCGAGCCGAAGCCGCACTCCGACGCGATGCGGTCGAGGCCGAGGTCGGTCTCCTCGAGGAGCCGCTGGGCGTGCAGCAGCCGCTGCCGCGCCAGCCACGCGGCCGGCGTCGCACCGAAGTCGGCCTTGAAGCGGCGCGCGAACGTCCGCGGCGACATGTGCGCGCGGGCCGCGAGCCGCTCGACCGACAGGTCGGCGTGCAGGTTCTGCATCATCCACTCGGTGACGGGGGCGAGCGACAGCGACGTGTCGACGGGGATCGGGGCCGCGATGAACTGCGCCTGCCCGCCGTCGCGCTGCGGCGCGACGACCATCCGCCGGGCGATGCGGTTGGCGAGTTCGGCTCCCAGTTCCTGCCGGAGCAGGTGCAGGCATGCGTCGAGCCCCGCCGCGGTACCGGCGCTCGTGATGATGTTGCCCGACTGGACGTACAGCACGTCGGGGTCGACCTCGATCTCGGGATACATGCGGGCCATCGTGTGGGCGTAGCGCCAGTGGGTTGTGGCGCGACGCCCGTCGAGGACGCCCGCGGCGGCGAGGACGAACGAGCCGCTGCACACGCTCAGCAGCCACGCGTCGCGGGCGTCGGCACGGCGCACGAGGTCGATCACGCGTTCGTCGACGTCCTCCCACTGCGCGCGGGGGATCGGGGCCAGGACGAGGATGTCGACGTCGTCGGCGGCGTCGAGACCGTGCTCGACGTTGATGGAGAACCCGATGTTCGACGGGACCACGCCCGGGTCGGGGCTCACGATGCGGAAGTCGAAGTTCGGGATGCCGTCATCGCTCCGGTCGAGTCCGAACGCCTCGCACGCGAGGCCGAACTCGAACGGGGCGAAGCCGGGCTGGACGACGACGGCGACGGAACGCATGGATCCTCCGGGTGGCAGAAATACATCGAACGTCGTCCATCATGCCACTCGCAGGCATGATTCGTACAGACGTAGTTTCTCTGCCATGGCATACTTCATCGCTTTCGGCCTCCTCGCCCTGATCGGGATCGGCGCCTCCGTCTGGCTGATCCGCACCGACGGCTACCGCCGCGTCCCCACCGACCCCCGCCGCCTCCCCGGCGGCAGCGAGCTCCGCGCACCGCGCGACGACGCCGCATCGCCCGCCGCGTCCGCCTCAGCGGCGTCCGCCGCAGCTGCGACCGGGGCCGCCGCACCCGAGGCCGCCGACGCGTCGCGGCGCGCGACCCCCGGCCGCGTCCAGCGCGCTCAGCGCGGCGCGACGGCCCGGGCGTAGACCTCGACCATCGCCGCCGTGCGCGACGACTGCCGGAACCGCTCCCCGATCGTCGGATCCACCGCGACCGGGGAGCCCGCGGCGATGTCGGCCGCCGCGCGGCGCAGAGTCTCGGCGAGCGCCGCGACCGTGGCATCCGCGACGCTCCAGACGCCCCCGCCGAGCTCCGCGGCGATGTCGGGGTCGCTGACGACGGCGGGAGTCCCGAGCGATGCGGCCTCGAACACCGTCATGCCCTGCGTCTCGAAGCCGATCGAGGTCTGCACGACGGCGTCCGCCGCGGCGAGACGCGCGAGCGTCCGGGCGTACGGCATCCTCCCCGCGAAATGGATGGATGCCACCGGGCGCGTGCGCTCCACGAGGCGACGGGCCGCGCGCAGCTGCGCTCCCCCGCCGATGACCTCGACCTCGGCGTCGATGCCCGCTGCCGCCACGGCCTCGAGGAAGGGCAGGAGCCGCTTCTCCGGGCTCATGCGACCGATCCACACGAACCTCGGGCGGCCGGGGCGCCGCTCGGCGGATCCCGCCGCGAGCGCGGCATCCAGGATGTCGTCGTCGATGCCGTTCCAGACGACGTCGACGCGGGCGGTGTCGTCGGCGCCTCGGACGGTGTCGCCGGGGACCGCGCCGTGCGCCTCGAGCCGCCGCGCGAAGTGCGCCGACGGCGCCGTGACCGCGGCCGACAGCCGTGCGAGACGGCGCAGGTAGGCCCAGCCGTCGGGCTCGTGCCGGGCGTCCCGGCCGCGCAGCGCGGGCCGAAGCGCCCGGCGCGCCCACGCGTTGAGCACCCGCATCACGAGCCCCGGGAACGGGGCGGTCGCCTCGATGCCGACGTCGACGCGGTTGTGCATCGTGTGCACGACCGGGAGCCCCTGCCGTGCGGCGTACCGGTGGCCGATGAACGCGCCCCAGAAATCCGCCTGCACGTGCACGACGTCGACGGGCGCGCGGCCGGCCAGCGCGGCATCCACGAGACGATCCGTCCGGCGACCCGGCCACGAGAGCGCGTACTCGCGGTCGAGGGTGACCGGGATCGACGGGAGGTCGACGTACGCGGCGTCGGTGGGGGCCGGGCGATGCATCCGAGGCGCGACGATCGTCACGGTGTGGCCGGCGCGCTCGAGGAACCGCCGCTGCAACCGCATCGACACCTGCGCACCGCCCAGCGACTCCACGTGCTGGTCGGCGAACATCACCACGTGCACGGGGTCACTCCGGGATCGGCCGTCCGTGGTAGAGCGCCTCGAACGTGTCGAGCGTGCGGCCGATGTCGTGCACCCGCACCCCGTCGAGCGACGCCTGCTGCATGCGGCGACGCTCGTCGGGCTCGGCGGTCAGCACGTCGGTGAGGCGCGCGGCGAGCTCGTCGGCGTCACCCGGCTCGAAGAGGTAGCCGTTCTCGCCGTCGTGCACGAGGTGCGGGAGGGCGACGGCGTTGGCCGCAACGATCGGCAGACCGGATGCCATCGCCTCCATCGTCGCGATCGACTGGAGTTCGGCGATCGAGGCGATCGCGAACACGCTCGCCCGCGTGTACAGGGAGCGGAGGTCTTCCTCGGACGCGTGTCCGTGGAACGTCACGCGATCGGCGACGCCGAGCTGGGCGGCGAGCTGCTCGAGGTTGCGGCGCTGGTCACCGCCGCCGACGACGTCGAACGTGGCGTTCAGGGCCGGGTCGAGTTGCGCGAGCGCGTGCAGGACGACGTCGATGCCCTTCTCGCTCGTCAGGCGTCCGACGAAGAGGATGCG encodes:
- a CDS encoding glycosyltransferase family 4 protein, with amino-acid sequence MHVVMFADQHVESLGGAQVSMRLQRRFLERAGHTVTIVAPRMHRPAPTDAAYVDLPSIPVTLDREYALSWPGRRTDRLVDAALAGRAPVDVVHVQADFWGAFIGHRYAARQGLPVVHTMHNRVDVGIEATAPFPGLVMRVLNAWARRALRPALRGRDARHEPDGWAYLRRLARLSAAVTAPSAHFARRLEAHGAVPGDTVRGADDTARVDVVWNGIDDDILDAALAAGSAERRPGRPRFVWIGRMSPEKRLLPFLEAVAAAGIDAEVEVIGGGAQLRAARRLVERTRPVASIHFAGRMPYARTLARLAAADAVVQTSIGFETQGMTVFEAASLGTPAVVSDPDIAAELGGGVWSVADATVAALAETLRRAAADIAAGSPVAVDPTIGERFRQSSRTAAMVEVYARAVAPR
- a CDS encoding GlxA family transcriptional regulator → MRSVAVVVQPGFAPFEFGLACEAFGLDRSDDGIPNFDFRIVSPDPGVVPSNIGFSINVEHGLDAADDVDILVLAPIPRAQWEDVDERVIDLVRRADARDAWLLSVCSGSFVLAAAGVLDGRRATTHWRYAHTMARMYPEIEVDPDVLYVQSGNIITSAGTAAGLDACLHLLRQELGAELANRIARRMVVAPQRDGGQAQFIAAPIPVDTSLSLAPVTEWMMQNLHADLSVERLAARAHMSPRTFARRFKADFGATPAAWLARQRLLHAQRLLEETDLGLDRIASECGFGSAAVLRQNFARTMGLTPTAYRARFSCSDDVVAPPREAVPA
- a CDS encoding DUF2252 domain-containing protein, giving the protein MSTGTAIAPRPDIPWNPPPSSTERRAQGREMRKRLPRRDLARLTVEGRDPLGILDAQNATRIPELVPLRIERMSANPFAFYRGSAAVMAADLARDPSTPFHVASCGDAHVANFGFYASPQRTLVFDLNDFDEAAWAPWEWDLKRLLTSVVLAGAETGRDESVVRDAVEATIGSYIRAIRALAQRDPIERYFEHFGPRDVLDSLDRASRAVLKNAMADAERRTGARAVRRLTTDVGAGRLAFVHQPPLMAPVDAELAARVLAVDGAYRTSANVDVRLTLEQYSITDVARRVVGVGSVGTRCYLLLLQDGDAHAFVLQGKQAGASVLQQFGGIRQPESLVALIASDGEGARVVSLQRVLQGVSDPFLGHVRGAEADYYVRQFHDMKGGIEMVELADQPFRRYAQACGVTLARAHAQSPDAAAVAGYVGSGRAVTEALASWAFAYADVSRADHAAFVAAHA